The following are from one region of the Sulfurimicrobium lacus genome:
- a CDS encoding HlyD family type I secretion periplasmic adaptor subunit has product MKRHAIADLFRRYAGIFRHAWLQRSETDSPPLRAHEAQFLPAALALRDTPVHPAPRIALWLIIAFALIVLLWAVFGRIDMVATAVGKVIPNDRTKIIQPMETALVKTIHVRDGQFVQPGQVLIELDATTASADSERLRNETLTARMEALRTQALLSALASGKPPRLEAIDDADAARLLAEQNQLSGQYQEYQARQLQLQAESTRRRAELRATLEQVTKLEQTAPIARRRAQDYQRLVKENFISRHGYLEREQMRIEQEQDLASSQAKATEIRAALMETQQQQATLAAETRRLLLDQHNLAAQRAASLEQELIKAEQHGRLMHLTAPVAGTVQQLAVHTVGGVVTPAQPLMVIVPRDNVLEVEAMLPNKDIGFVNPGQDAEVKVETFPYTKYGTLHGKITQVSSDAIQDEKLGLIYSTRVKLLRDTLQVENKTVRLTPGMVVTVEVKTGMRRVIEYFLSPLIQVSSESLRER; this is encoded by the coding sequence ATGAAACGACACGCTATAGCCGACCTTTTCAGGCGTTACGCTGGGATCTTTCGCCACGCCTGGTTACAGCGCAGCGAAACGGACAGCCCTCCGCTGCGCGCCCATGAGGCTCAGTTCCTGCCCGCCGCGCTGGCCTTGCGAGATACACCGGTTCACCCGGCACCGCGCATCGCGCTGTGGCTCATTATCGCCTTCGCCCTGATTGTGCTGCTGTGGGCTGTTTTTGGCCGCATCGATATGGTGGCAACAGCGGTCGGCAAGGTCATACCCAATGATCGCACCAAGATCATCCAGCCGATGGAAACCGCTCTGGTGAAGACGATTCACGTGCGCGATGGCCAGTTTGTCCAGCCAGGGCAGGTGCTGATCGAGCTCGACGCAACCACCGCATCTGCCGACAGCGAGCGGCTGCGCAACGAAACCTTGACGGCACGAATGGAAGCGTTGCGCACGCAAGCCTTGTTGTCCGCTTTGGCGAGCGGGAAGCCGCCGCGACTTGAGGCGATCGACGACGCTGACGCTGCCCGCTTGCTCGCCGAGCAAAACCAGCTTTCCGGCCAGTACCAGGAATATCAGGCCCGCCAATTGCAATTGCAGGCCGAGAGCACGCGCCGCCGGGCAGAGCTTCGCGCCACCCTGGAACAGGTCACCAAATTGGAGCAGACCGCGCCTATCGCCCGCAGACGTGCGCAGGACTATCAGAGGCTGGTCAAGGAGAACTTCATTTCCCGGCATGGCTATCTGGAACGCGAACAAATGCGCATCGAACAGGAACAGGATCTGGCGAGCAGCCAGGCCAAGGCCACTGAAATCCGTGCCGCCTTGATGGAAACGCAGCAACAGCAAGCCACGCTCGCCGCCGAGACGCGCCGCCTGCTGTTGGATCAACATAACCTCGCGGCGCAAAGGGCCGCATCTCTCGAACAGGAGCTGATCAAGGCCGAGCAGCATGGCCGCCTGATGCATTTGACCGCGCCAGTGGCGGGCACGGTACAGCAACTGGCCGTGCATACTGTGGGCGGCGTGGTCACGCCCGCTCAACCCTTGATGGTGATCGTGCCGCGCGACAATGTGCTGGAAGTCGAAGCCATGCTGCCCAACAAGGACATCGGCTTCGTGAACCCCGGACAGGACGCCGAGGTAAAGGTGGAAACCTTTCCTTACACCAAATATGGCACCCTGCATGGCAAGATAACGCAAGTGTCATCCGACGCGATTCAGGATGAGAAACTGGGATTGATCTATTCCACTCGTGTGAAACTGCTCAGGGACACCCTGCAGGTGGAGAACAAGACGGTGCGGCTCACGCCCGGCATGGTAGTGACGGTCGAGGTCAAAACCGGGATGCGGCGGGTGATCGAATATTTTTTGAGCCCGCTGATTCAGGTTTCGAGTGAGAGTCTGCGGGAGCGGTGA
- a CDS encoding type I secretion system permease/ATPase translates to MSQAPSTARGEGGASDSGLTCLVMMARLHGVAADPDQLVHEYHTGGRPFSQTEILLAAKKLGLQVKLVKTPLERLDKTPLPAIVAGIDGHFFILAKVDNEKALIHDPLAGRPEALALAELAARWNGELILFTSRASLAGEMSKFDFTWFIPAVVKYRKLLLEVLLVSLVIQLFALVTPLFFQVVMDKVLVHRGFTTLDVIAVGLFVVVVFEVTLTALRSYVFAHTTSRIDVELGARLFRHLLNLPMAYFEARRVGDSIARVRELENIRAFLTGNVLTVVLDLLFSIVFLGVMLYYSAWLTLIVVVSLPCYGILSALYTPALRGRLHEKFNRGAENQAFLVEAVSGIGTVKAMAVEPQVTSHWDKQLAAYVSASFRTATIGLFANSGVTLISKLVTVATMWLGARLVIDGQMTVGQLIAFNMLAGQVAQPVMRLAQLWTDFQQVGISMQRLGDIINTHAEAAGNKSTLPPIQGRIEFDQVVFRYRPDGSEVLRGISLTIEPGEVIGIVGRSGSGKSTLAKLVQRLYVPERGRLMIDGMDLALADVSSLRRQIGVVLQENVLFNRSIRENIALVDPGAPLETVIAAAKLAGAHEFILELPEAYDTMVGEHGATLSGGQRQRIAIARALMANPRILILDEATSALDYESERIIQNNMKSICHGRSVIIIAHRLSAVRDANRIIVMDRGQVAEAGSHAELLEHEAGHYSRLYRLQHA, encoded by the coding sequence ATGTCCCAAGCGCCCTCCACAGCGAGGGGGGAGGGGGGCGCGTCCGATTCTGGCCTGACGTGCCTGGTGATGATGGCGCGCCTGCACGGCGTGGCCGCCGACCCCGATCAATTGGTGCACGAATACCATACTGGCGGGCGGCCTTTCAGCCAGACCGAAATCCTGCTGGCCGCGAAGAAGCTGGGTTTGCAGGTCAAGCTGGTCAAGACCCCACTCGAGCGGCTGGATAAAACCCCGTTGCCCGCGATAGTGGCGGGTATAGATGGGCATTTTTTCATCCTCGCCAAAGTGGATAATGAAAAAGCGCTCATTCACGACCCTCTGGCAGGCCGCCCCGAGGCGCTGGCTTTGGCAGAGCTGGCGGCGCGCTGGAACGGTGAGCTGATCCTTTTTACCTCCCGCGCTTCGCTCGCAGGCGAGATGAGCAAGTTCGATTTCACCTGGTTCATCCCGGCAGTCGTCAAATACCGCAAGCTCTTGCTGGAAGTGCTGCTGGTTTCGCTTGTGATCCAGCTGTTCGCGCTGGTCACGCCCTTGTTTTTCCAGGTCGTGATGGATAAGGTTCTGGTGCATCGCGGCTTCACAACGCTGGATGTTATTGCGGTAGGCCTTTTCGTTGTGGTCGTGTTTGAAGTGACGCTTACGGCCTTGCGCAGTTACGTCTTCGCCCACACCACGAGCCGTATCGACGTGGAACTGGGCGCGCGGCTGTTCCGCCATCTGCTCAACCTGCCGATGGCCTATTTTGAAGCGCGGCGAGTGGGTGATTCCATCGCGCGCGTGCGGGAGCTGGAAAACATCCGGGCTTTTCTCACCGGCAATGTCCTGACGGTGGTGCTTGATCTCCTATTCTCCATCGTTTTTCTGGGCGTGATGCTGTATTACAGTGCCTGGCTGACCCTGATCGTGGTGGTGTCGCTGCCGTGCTATGGCATTCTTTCCGCGCTCTACACCCCTGCGCTGCGCGGACGTCTGCATGAGAAATTCAACCGTGGGGCGGAGAATCAGGCGTTTCTGGTTGAAGCGGTATCGGGCATCGGCACCGTCAAGGCGATGGCCGTGGAGCCGCAAGTCACCAGCCATTGGGACAAGCAACTCGCGGCTTATGTCTCGGCCAGCTTTCGCACCGCTACCATCGGCCTTTTCGCCAACAGCGGCGTCACGCTGATCAGCAAACTGGTGACTGTGGCGACAATGTGGCTGGGGGCGCGGCTGGTAATCGACGGACAAATGACGGTCGGCCAGTTGATCGCCTTCAACATGCTGGCCGGACAAGTGGCGCAGCCGGTGATGCGGCTGGCGCAACTGTGGACGGATTTCCAGCAGGTCGGGATTTCGATGCAACGGCTGGGCGACATTATCAATACCCACGCCGAAGCCGCAGGCAACAAAAGCACGCTGCCACCGATTCAGGGCAGGATCGAATTCGATCAGGTTGTGTTCCGCTATCGCCCGGATGGATCGGAAGTGCTGCGCGGCATCAGCCTCACCATCGAACCGGGCGAAGTCATCGGTATCGTCGGCCGCTCCGGTTCAGGCAAAAGCACACTTGCCAAGCTGGTGCAGCGCCTGTACGTGCCCGAGCGAGGGCGGCTCATGATCGACGGCATGGACCTGGCGTTGGCAGATGTGTCCTCTCTGCGCCGCCAGATCGGCGTAGTGTTGCAGGAGAACGTGCTGTTCAACCGCAGCATCCGCGAGAACATCGCGCTGGTCGATCCGGGTGCGCCCCTTGAAACTGTGATCGCGGCGGCGAAGCTGGCGGGCGCGCACGAGTTCATTCTGGAACTGCCGGAAGCCTACGACACCATGGTCGGCGAACACGGCGCGACCTTGTCCGGCGGGCAACGCCAGCGCATTGCCATCGCACGCGCGCTGATGGCCAATCCGCGTATTCTCATCCTGGACGAAGCCACTAGTGCGCTGGATTACGAGTCGGAACGCATCATCCAGAACAATATGAAATCCATCTGTCACGGGCGTAGCGTCATCATCATCGCGCACCGCTTGTCCGCCGTGCGCGACGCGAACCGGATCATTGTCATGGATCGTGGGCAGGTTGCGGAAGCGGGAAGCCATGCTGAACTGCTGGAACATGAGGCGGGGCATTATTCCCGTCTGTATCGCCTGCAGCACGCCTGA
- a CDS encoding calcium-binding protein: MLNLVGYSLSGNLGTVFTELHPESVKAATLFNAAGIGSQEEALSDMIAYYRAVLANPNVSEYHPGVISPDYFTMQDAIAAGAPDMNGANGNSLYTTDRHKWALRSVVEKFHPTFAPLSDANRTGLSGIADSKITQYYGHGTHGDTEYVANSGIHKRATSIFIEDQPDVSGFGGLSALQWLETIFRTAEGDFGTTHSITLIADSLAVMSAFATLDSRADLANLGNVLAASSNQRASGMVGTDGLPEKDSLENALDALRKLFLNVNDKTNPSGKPNGFGDIDARNIFYNNLDTLEKSPLFQQSAGLLTITTLASKTASDLAAQAQTSLAYRYALANLNPFVLTGDDGLYAQHNAHGELDLYDPATGSGTLTDLYLQDRAAFLTWANQANIQDKTKLTGPNGPDNWQFTDVPRNYTLDVVGWVLGQESQNPYRKVIFDGASAGWVEGGTEGDHLYGGGGDDIIKGNGGNDYLEGGQGFDELQGGAGNDILLGGADADFLTGGTGNDRLEGGAGADTYIFNSSDGQGNDILLDADGLGKIQLDGQTLTGGDSKAPNVWQKDGVTYTYIPGTTADNGTLVITSSAGNLTLQNYTKGQLGLTLPEAAPSHPTAVTLTIVGDLKPADTDAGTGGIQSGQDALGNVVVAADAAANREDTLYDSGGSDSLQGKGGNDLLIAFRGGADTLEGGDGNDFASGGTGNDWIDGGIGDDALAGGTGEDIIQGGAGNDIMFGAQVGYVRTDPVTGPVDEVRAQGTGWQVYRQNGWMIYAGLGYSADPADGNDILDGGAEHDIIWGGWGNDVIDGGEGNDSLYAGAGNDVVRGQDGVDVLYGDMDDLESSHTPDAENGNDILDGGAGDDWLFGEGGTDQLFGGDGNDHLEGDSDQVAAAWHGDDYLDGAAGNDLLNGGMGNDVLLGGTGDDQLVGDSLVTPNAGFGNDTLDGEDGNDILFGQGGDDQLFGGAGNDQLVGDGAGLDPRYDGADTLDGGDGDDNLWGNGGNDTLLGGSGTDYLDGGEGDDTLDGGAGIDNFAGGAGDDTYLNLQSGETVYDLEGNNTLLFSQALDPNQDSLSLNLDGTGLIASLGSELNLSINNAFFGTNATLRFGDGQTVDLETWAGTSLVTPVALQLGNEGGRVYGGAGADRLYGGAGNDTLTGHKGNDTLQGGAGSDVYLFAAGDGNDTIIETSGNADVLRFTEGIAPGEMKVTRVGVEDSLLLERLNANGYLTGDSVYLKSYFQSADDSARVDRIEFADGTVWTYADIQTRLLVVTEKGDYLNGYAGADVIDGLGGNDSIGGMAGDDVLQGGDGDDDVHGGLGNDILSGGAGNDRLLGYEVDSWAAINDQGSDVLYGGTGNDRMFGGQGNDIYLFGRGDGFDSLGETSNASGPSTDVLRLGAGVLPEDVTLYRLNADGMGGEDLMVVIDGSNTQIVLTEYFRAGEDSIERIEFDGGAGAVWTAADISARVQVGTQNSMAGTSADDTFIVDHELDTISESADAGIDTVLASRTFALPNDVENLTLTGVLNINATGNALDNVISGNTGDNVLAGGAGKDTLSGGMGNDTYYVDRNDSDIVVEAANGGIDTIVTSFGYILPDNVENLSCSGNYYHTPSYWFGNDLDNVITGGGNTHDDIFIGGKGADTMISSSGTFYVDNPGDKVVSGSAYIMSEIDWTLSEGQNYLHLLNGVGLPSASWARVGTGSSWGDTLIGNDGDNTLYGLNGNDTLDGGAGNDLLVGGAGSDTYLFGKGAGQDVIDNSDTSLGKADVVQLGAGIAPSGIKLSSSGSNLVLTIRGTSDTLTILNYLDNVGTPGSPVEQIKFADGGVWDVAAVMAKLAEPNHAPVLSISLPDQSVAQGVAFSYTVPPDLLTDAEDDTLTYSAMLADGSALPSWLVFNQDTLEFSGAPTDTGTVSVLVMATDTGNLSSSDVFDIVVNTGTSSADALNGGAGDDILNGLGGNDTLTGQAGNDRLDGGSGADMMYGETGNDVYVVDDSGDTIMESLDAGVDSVESSITWTLGDNLEYLTLTGNSAINGTGNVLDNALIGNSAANTLTGGAGYDWLDGGLGADTMKGGTDGDSYMVDNTGDKVIENAGEGWDTVNSSVTYTLSANVEVLTLFGSAEINATGNGLGNELYGNNAANILDGGVGADYMEGSGGNDTFIVDNSQDVVDEVENDGVDLVKASVSFVLGDNVENLTLTGTTAINGTGNALDNVLTGNGAINTLTGGAGNDRLDGKAGADKMLGGTGNDTYVVDIATDAITENASEGFDTVESSVTLTLANNVENLLLTGTSAINGTGNALDNILTGNSAVNTLTGGAGNDRLDGKGGADKMLGGTGDDTYVVDIATDVITENAGAGTDTVETGITYTLGTNVENLLLTGTSAVNGTGNTLNNVLKGNSAVNSLSGAAGNDTLEGMGGADTLTGGTGNDTYIMGRGYGLDTVVENDATAGNTDIAQFLSGIAADQIWFQHVSNNLEVSVIGTGDKLVIKDWYLGTAKHVEQFKTTDGARMLIDSNVQNLVNAMASFAPPAAGQTTLPANYQTSLAPVISANWQ, encoded by the coding sequence GTGCTTAACCTCGTCGGTTACAGCCTATCCGGCAACCTCGGCACTGTCTTTACCGAACTGCACCCTGAGAGCGTCAAGGCAGCAACGCTTTTTAACGCCGCAGGGATAGGCAGCCAGGAAGAGGCTCTTTCCGACATGATCGCCTACTACCGTGCCGTGCTTGCTAATCCCAATGTCTCCGAATACCACCCAGGAGTTATCAGCCCCGACTACTTCACCATGCAAGATGCAATCGCCGCCGGCGCTCCTGACATGAACGGTGCCAACGGCAACTCCCTCTACACGACGGACCGGCACAAGTGGGCTCTCAGATCCGTAGTCGAAAAATTTCACCCCACATTCGCCCCGTTGTCCGATGCCAACCGTACCGGTCTATCCGGCATAGCTGACAGCAAGATCACCCAGTATTACGGCCACGGTACCCACGGCGACACCGAATATGTTGCCAATTCAGGCATCCACAAACGCGCCACCTCGATCTTCATCGAAGACCAGCCGGACGTTAGCGGTTTCGGGGGGCTGAGTGCCCTGCAATGGCTGGAAACCATATTCCGGACGGCGGAAGGTGATTTCGGTACCACGCACAGCATTACCCTTATTGCCGATTCGCTTGCGGTGATGAGCGCATTCGCCACACTCGATTCCAGAGCCGACCTTGCGAACCTCGGAAACGTACTTGCAGCATCATCTAACCAACGGGCGTCCGGCATGGTTGGAACCGACGGTCTACCTGAAAAGGACTCATTGGAGAATGCACTCGATGCGTTGCGTAAATTGTTCCTCAACGTCAACGACAAAACCAACCCTAGTGGGAAACCCAACGGCTTCGGCGATATTGATGCCCGCAACATCTTCTACAACAACCTCGACACCCTCGAAAAGAGCCCGCTTTTCCAACAAAGTGCCGGGCTGCTCACCATCACCACCCTCGCAAGCAAAACTGCCTCCGACCTCGCAGCACAAGCCCAAACGAGCTTGGCCTACCGCTACGCCCTCGCAAACCTCAACCCCTTCGTCCTCACCGGCGACGACGGCCTCTATGCCCAGCACAACGCCCACGGCGAACTCGACCTGTACGACCCTGCCACTGGGAGCGGCACCCTCACCGACCTCTACCTCCAGGACCGAGCCGCCTTCCTGACCTGGGCCAACCAAGCCAACATCCAGGACAAAACCAAGCTCACCGGCCCCAACGGCCCGGACAACTGGCAATTCACCGACGTCCCCAGGAACTACACCCTCGACGTTGTCGGCTGGGTACTGGGGCAAGAAAGCCAGAACCCCTACCGCAAAGTCATCTTCGACGGCGCCAGCGCCGGCTGGGTCGAAGGCGGCACCGAAGGCGACCACCTCTACGGCGGCGGAGGAGACGACATCATCAAAGGCAATGGCGGCAACGACTACCTCGAAGGGGGGCAGGGTTTTGACGAACTGCAAGGCGGCGCGGGCAACGACATCCTGCTCGGCGGCGCCGACGCCGACTTTCTCACCGGCGGCACCGGCAACGACCGCCTCGAAGGCGGCGCAGGCGCCGACACCTACATATTCAACAGCAGCGACGGCCAAGGCAACGACATCCTCCTCGACGCCGACGGCCTCGGCAAGATCCAGCTCGACGGCCAGACGCTCACCGGCGGTGACAGCAAAGCCCCGAATGTTTGGCAAAAGGACGGTGTCACCTACACCTACATCCCCGGCACAACGGCAGACAACGGCACCCTCGTCATCACCAGCAGCGCCGGCAACCTCACCCTCCAGAACTACACCAAAGGCCAACTCGGCCTCACCCTGCCGGAAGCGGCGCCATCCCATCCTACCGCCGTCACGCTCACCATTGTCGGCGACCTCAAGCCCGCGGACACCGATGCTGGCACCGGCGGCATCCAGTCGGGCCAGGACGCACTGGGCAACGTTGTTGTTGCCGCCGATGCCGCAGCCAACCGCGAAGACACCCTCTACGACAGCGGTGGCAGCGACAGCCTCCAAGGCAAAGGCGGCAATGACCTCCTCATCGCCTTCCGTGGCGGTGCCGACACGCTGGAAGGCGGAGACGGCAACGACTTCGCCTCCGGCGGCACCGGCAACGACTGGATCGACGGCGGGATCGGCGACGACGCTCTTGCCGGCGGCACCGGCGAGGACATCATCCAGGGCGGGGCCGGCAACGACATCATGTTCGGTGCGCAGGTCGGCTACGTCCGGACGGACCCCGTCACCGGGCCGGTCGACGAGGTTCGTGCGCAGGGCACGGGCTGGCAGGTATACCGGCAAAACGGCTGGATGATCTACGCCGGCCTGGGGTACAGCGCCGACCCGGCCGACGGCAACGACATTCTCGACGGCGGCGCGGAGCACGACATTATCTGGGGTGGCTGGGGCAACGACGTCATTGACGGCGGCGAAGGCAACGATTCCCTCTATGCCGGGGCCGGCAACGACGTGGTCCGCGGCCAGGACGGCGTGGACGTGCTCTACGGCGACATGGACGACCTTGAGTCGTCCCATACCCCTGACGCCGAGAACGGCAACGACATCCTCGATGGCGGCGCGGGCGACGACTGGCTGTTCGGCGAAGGCGGAACCGACCAGCTCTTCGGCGGAGACGGCAACGACCACCTCGAAGGCGACAGTGACCAGGTCGCCGCTGCCTGGCACGGCGACGACTACCTCGACGGCGCTGCGGGCAACGACTTATTGAATGGCGGTATGGGTAACGACGTTCTCCTGGGCGGAACAGGCGACGACCAGCTGGTTGGCGATTCGCTGGTGACGCCGAATGCCGGCTTCGGCAACGACACGCTCGACGGCGAGGACGGCAACGACATCTTGTTCGGACAGGGCGGCGACGACCAGCTCTTCGGCGGGGCCGGCAACGACCAGCTGGTCGGCGATGGCGCCGGACTCGACCCCCGATATGACGGTGCAGACACGCTGGACGGCGGCGACGGGGACGACAACCTGTGGGGCAACGGCGGCAACGACACCCTGCTGGGCGGTTCAGGCACCGACTACCTCGATGGCGGAGAAGGCGACGACACCCTGGATGGCGGGGCGGGCATTGACAACTTTGCCGGCGGCGCCGGCGATGACACCTATCTCAATCTTCAAAGCGGCGAAACGGTCTACGACCTGGAAGGCAACAACACTCTCCTGTTTAGCCAAGCGCTGGACCCCAACCAGGACAGCCTGAGTCTTAACCTGGACGGGACAGGCCTCATCGCCAGTCTGGGGAGCGAACTCAATCTCAGCATCAACAACGCCTTCTTTGGCACCAACGCCACCCTGCGATTTGGCGATGGCCAGACCGTCGATCTCGAAACCTGGGCGGGCACGAGCCTGGTCACCCCTGTGGCGCTGCAACTGGGCAATGAAGGCGGGCGGGTGTATGGCGGGGCGGGGGCGGATCGGCTGTATGGCGGCGCAGGCAACGACACCCTGACCGGGCACAAAGGCAATGACACCTTGCAAGGCGGGGCGGGTTCGGACGTTTATCTATTTGCAGCGGGCGATGGAAATGACACGATCATCGAGACCAGCGGAAATGCCGACGTATTGCGGTTCACGGAAGGCATTGCGCCAGGCGAGATGAAAGTGACCCGGGTCGGCGTTGAAGACAGCCTGCTGCTGGAACGGCTGAATGCGAATGGTTATCTGACCGGAGACAGTGTTTACCTGAAAAGTTATTTCCAGTCGGCGGATGACAGCGCGCGGGTAGACCGTATCGAATTTGCCGACGGCACAGTCTGGACGTATGCGGATATCCAGACGCGGTTGCTCGTCGTTACGGAGAAGGGCGACTATCTGAATGGCTATGCCGGGGCAGACGTGATCGACGGCCTGGGTGGAAACGATTCGATCGGTGGCATGGCTGGTGACGATGTCTTGCAGGGTGGGGATGGGGATGATGACGTGCATGGCGGCTTAGGCAACGACATCCTATCGGGCGGGGCGGGCAATGACCGGCTGTTGGGTTACGAGGTTGATTCATGGGCTGCAATTAACGATCAGGGAAGCGATGTGCTTTACGGCGGCACGGGGAATGATCGTATGTTTGGCGGACAGGGAAATGACATTTATCTGTTTGGCCGCGGGGATGGTTTTGACTCTCTTGGAGAAACTTCGAATGCCAGTGGTCCCAGCACGGATGTCCTGCGGCTGGGTGCTGGTGTGCTGCCCGAGGATGTCACTTTGTATCGCTTGAATGCAGATGGTATGGGTGGCGAAGATTTGATGGTGGTGATCGATGGTTCCAACACGCAAATCGTGTTGACCGAGTATTTTCGTGCCGGGGAAGATTCGATAGAGCGCATTGAGTTTGACGGCGGGGCTGGGGCGGTATGGACTGCGGCGGATATCAGCGCGCGCGTTCAAGTTGGTACGCAGAACAGCATGGCAGGTACCTCGGCGGATGACACGTTTATCGTCGATCACGAGCTAGACACGATTAGCGAATCTGCCGATGCAGGGATTGATACGGTTCTTGCTTCGAGAACATTCGCCCTGCCCAATGACGTCGAAAATCTTACGCTTACAGGAGTGCTCAATATCAATGCCACGGGCAACGCACTCGATAACGTGATCAGCGGCAACACGGGCGACAACGTTCTTGCCGGTGGCGCGGGGAAAGATACGCTGTCGGGCGGCATGGGGAACGACACCTATTACGTCGACCGGAATGATTCCGACATCGTGGTCGAGGCGGCCAACGGCGGTATCGATACGATCGTGACCAGCTTTGGCTATATCTTGCCGGATAACGTCGAGAACCTGTCCTGTAGCGGAAATTATTATCACACCCCCAGTTACTGGTTTGGCAACGACCTGGACAACGTGATCACCGGCGGGGGCAACACGCACGACGATATCTTCATCGGCGGCAAGGGGGCCGATACCATGATTTCGTCCAGCGGCACCTTCTACGTGGACAACCCCGGCGACAAGGTGGTGTCAGGATCCGCGTACATCATGAGCGAGATCGACTGGACGCTGTCCGAAGGGCAGAATTATCTTCATTTGCTGAACGGTGTCGGGCTTCCGTCGGCTAGCTGGGCCAGGGTCGGTACCGGCAGTTCTTGGGGCGACACGCTGATCGGGAACGACGGCGACAATACCCTTTATGGCCTGAACGGCAACGACACCCTGGACGGTGGCGCGGGCAACGATCTACTTGTTGGTGGCGCGGGCAGCGATACCTACCTGTTCGGCAAGGGCGCCGGCCAGGATGTTATCGACAACAGCGATACCTCGTTGGGCAAGGCCGATGTCGTGCAACTCGGCGCCGGCATCGCTCCATCCGGTATCAAGCTCAGCAGTTCGGGCTCCAACCTGGTGCTGACGATCCGCGGCACCAGCGATACGCTGACTATCCTGAATTACCTGGACAACGTCGGAACGCCCGGCTCCCCGGTCGAGCAGATCAAGTTCGCCGACGGCGGTGTCTGGGATGTGGCGGCGGTGATGGCCAAACTGGCGGAGCCCAATCATGCCCCGGTACTCTCGATTTCATTGCCGGACCAGAGCGTGGCGCAAGGCGTGGCTTTTAGCTACACGGTTCCGCCAGACTTATTAACCGATGCCGAGGACGATACGCTCACTTACAGCGCCATGCTCGCCGACGGTAGTGCTTTGCCGTCCTGGCTCGTGTTCAATCAGGATACCCTTGAGTTCAGCGGCGCCCCGACAGATACAGGCACCGTCAGTGTCCTCGTGATGGCCACGGATACAGGCAACCTGAGTTCCTCGGACGTATTCGACATCGTGGTGAATACCGGAACGTCCTCGGCCGATGCGCTCAACGGCGGAGCAGGGGACGACATCCTCAACGGCTTGGGCGGGAACGATACGCTCACTGGACAGGCAGGGAACGACAGGCTGGACGGCGGTTCGGGCGCGGATATGATGTACGGCGAAACCGGCAACGACGTTTATGTGGTGGACGACAGCGGCGACACGATTATGGAAAGTCTCGATGCAGGCGTGGATTCCGTGGAGAGTTCCATTACCTGGACACTGGGCGACAACCTGGAGTACCTGACACTCACCGGCAACAGCGCGATAAACGGCACTGGCAACGTGCTGGACAACGCGCTCATCGGCAACAGCGCGGCCAACACGCTGACAGGCGGCGCCGGTTACGACTGGCTCGACGGTGGTTTGGGCGCAGACACGATGAAAGGCGGAACCGATGGCGACTCTTATATGGTGGACAACACGGGCGACAAGGTCATCGAGAACGCCGGCGAGGGCTGGGATACCGTGAACAGTTCGGTTACCTACACCCTTAGCGCCAATGTCGAAGTTCTGACTCTGTTCGGTTCCGCCGAGATCAACGCTACAGGAAACGGTCTGGGAAACGAACTCTATGGAAACAATGCCGCGAACATCCTGGATGGGGGCGTTGGGGCCGACTACATGGAAGGCAGTGGTGGAAACGACACTTTCATCGTGGACAATAGCCAGGATGTTGTGGATGAAGTTGAGAACGATGGCGTGGATTTGGTCAAGGCGTCGGTTAGCTTCGTCCTCGGGGATAACGTCGAAAATCTGACCTTGACGGGCACCACCGCCATCAACGGCACCGGCAATGCGCTCGACAACGTGCTCACCGGCAACGGCGCAATCAACACGCTGACCGGCGGTGCGGGCAATGATCGTCTCGACGGCAAGGCGGGCGCAGACAAGATGTTGGGCGGCACAGGCAACGACACCTACGTCGTCGATATCGCCACCGATGCCATCACCGAGAATGCCAGCGAAGGCTTCGACACCGTCGAGTCCAGCGTCACGCTGACGTTGGCCAACAACGTCGAGAACCTCCTGTTGACTGGCACTTCCGCCATCAACGGCACAGGCAACGCGCTCGACAACATTCTCACCGGAAACAGTGCCGTGAACACGCTGACGGGCGGTGCGGGCAATGACCGTCTCGATGGCAAGGGCGGCGCCGACAAGATGCTGGGCGGAACGGGTGACGACACCTATGTCGTCGATATCGCCACCGATGTCATCACCGAGAATGCCGGCGCAGGCACCGACACCGTCGAGACCGGCATCACCTACACACTCGGCACCAACGTTGAAAATCTCCTTCTGACCGGCACCTCTGCCGTCAACGGCACCGGCAACACCCTCAACAACGTGCTCAAGGGCAACAGCGCGGTCAACAGCCTGAGCGGTGCCGCAGGTAACGACACCCTTGAGGGCATGGGCGGGGCCGATACCTTGACCGGCGGCACTGGCAACGACACCTACATCATGGGGCGCGGTTACGGGCTGGATACCGTAGTCGAGAACGACGCCACGGCAGGCAACACTGACATCGCGCAGTTCCTGTCCGGTATCGCCGCCGACCAGATCTGGTTCCAGCACGTCAGCAACAATCTGGAGGTGAGCGTCATCGGCACTGGCGACAAGCTGGTGATCAAGGACTGGTATCTCGGTACTGCCAAACATGTCGAGCAGTTCAAGACCACGGACGGTGCCAGGATGCTCATCGACAGCAACGTACAAAACCTGGTCAACGCCATGGCTTCCTTCGCGCCGCCGGCTGCCGGGCAGACGACCTTGCCTGCAAACTACCAGACCAGTCTAGCGCCAGTAATTTCGGCGAATTGGCAGTGA